The Nerophis lumbriciformis linkage group LG03, RoL_Nlum_v2.1, whole genome shotgun sequence genome includes the window cttggtgaattctagctgtcaatatactcctcccctcttaaccacgccccgctccacccgaccacgccccgccccacccccgaccacgcccccacaccccacctcccgaaatcggaggcctcaaggttggcaagtatgtatatgttatagttatttgaatgactcttaccataatatgttacgttaacataccagttggttatttatgcctcatataacgtacacttattcagcctgttgttcactacggtattctttatttattttaaattgcctttcaaatgtctattcttgctgttggcttttatcaaatacatttccccaaaaaatgtgacttatactccagtgcgacttatactcagaaaaatacggtaatcgttttCACGTTAACGTAACTGCGGACCAAGTTACAGAATTGGCCGACAAAACGGACTCTGCTGTTTAACGCAAAATATCGGGAAAATTGACAAACATGAGTGATTTCATCCTGATGCTCATTCATCCTGAACCAAGCCACACATTCTGAACTAAACAACACATCtcatcgagtcataccaaagactataaaaatgggagccattacctccctgttcggcactcagcatcaagggttggaattggggcataaatcaccaaaaatgattcccgagcgtggccactgctgctgctcactgctcccctcacctcccatggggtggtcaagggtgatgggtcaaatgcagtgaaTAACttagccacacctagtgtgtgtgacatcattggaactttaaactttagaagaaaaaacagcaaagtcaGTAGGGCCCTTGTGGTGTTTGCTGATGGGTTCTAAATATACTTAGTCAATAATCAATGACTTATTTCAAGTAGAGAACTGTGGTAGTCCCCTAATCATGTGTTGTTGTGCAGCGTTGGAAAGACGTCCCTGATGAACCAGTATGTTAACAAGAAGTTCAGTAACCAGTACAAAGCTACCATCGGTGCAGACTTCCTGACAAAGGAGGTGATGGTGGACGACCGGCTCGTTACCATGCAGGTGCGTAGTGACCACTCGAGCTGCATGGGTGACATCTGGCTCCAACCATCCACCATGTGGCTGTTCAGATCTGGGACACGGCAGGTCAGGAGAGGTTCCAGTCCTTGGGCGTGGCCTTCTACCGTGGGGCCGACTGCTGCGTGCTGGTGTTTGACGTGACCGCCCCCAACACCTTCAAGACCCTGGACAGCTGGAGGGACGAGTTCCTCATCCAGGCCAGCCCTCGAGACCCGGAGAACTTCCCCTTCGTGGTGCTGGGCAACAAGATCGACCTGGAGAACAGACAGGTAGAGAAGTGCTGCTTGAACATTTACTGCAAAACACTGTAAGTTGAGCTAAACAGTCAACAGTAGAGGTGGCAGTCTTTGGCCTCCCCTCCTCACAATTCCATTACCATGATTGGTATATCTATCATTGATGTGTGTTGATGCAGTTTCATATTCAGTAAGTGTTTATCACGTGCaactttaaaaacagtgcatttgtgataagaaattcccatcacaaaaactggaacataaatgccctaaaataaaggagctggtcggatctctcggtgaggtggctcactgAACTCACACAAACTGTCTGCAttaatactttatttacaataaatacatcaattatcgatgtttactaatcgattttataatcgtgcatctaaaaatctattgtttcccccacctctagtgtgtgtgtgtgtgtgtatgtatatatgtgtgtgtatatatatgtgtgtgcgtgtgtgtgtgtgtgtgtgtgtgtgtgtgtgtgtgtgtgtgtgtgtgtgtgtgtgtgtgtgtgtgtgtgtgtgtgtgtgtgtgtgtgtgtgtgtgtgtgtgtgtgtgtgtgtgtgtgtgtgtgtgtgtgtgtgtgtgtgtgtgtgtgtgtgtgtgtgtaatatatatatatacacacacacacacacacacacatatatatatatatatatatatatatatatatatatatatatatatatatatatatatataatgtgtgtatgtatatatatatatatgtgtgtgtgtgtatgtatatatatatatgtatgtgtatatatgtgtaccggtgtgtatatatatatatgtgtgtatatatatatgtgtgtgtatgtatatatatatgtgtgtatatatataagtgtgtatatgtatgtatatatatatatatatatatatgtgtgtgtgtatactgtatgtatacagtatatgtatgtgtgtctgtatatatatatatatatatatatatatatatatatatatatatgtgtgtgtgtatatatatgtgtatatatatacatatatatgtatatatatattaaatatatatacacacacacacacacatacatatatacatacagtatacacacattatatatataaacagtatatatatatatatatatatgtatgtatatatgtatatgtatatatatatatatatgtgtgtgtgtgtgtgtgtatgtatatatgtgtgtgtgtgtctgtgtgtgtatatatatatatatatatatatatatatatatatatatgtatatgtgtgtatactgtatatatatatgtacagtgtgtgtgtgtatatatgtgtgtgtgtgtgtgtgtgtgtatgtatgtatgtatgtatgtatatattatatatatatatatatatatatatatatatgtgtatatatatatatgtgtgtatatatgtgtatatatatatatatatatgtgtgtatatatatatatgtatatgtgtgtgtatatatatatgtctatatatatattaaatatatatatatatacacacacatacatacagtatgcacgcattatttatatatatatactgtatatatatatatatatatatatgtgtatatataatatatatgtgtatatatatatatgtatatatatgtatgtgtgtgtatactgtatgtatatatatatgtgtgtgtgtgtgtgtgtgtgtatatatatatatatgtgtgtgtgtgtgtgtatgtatatatatatatatatgtatatgtgtgtatatatgtatatacatatatatatatatatatatatatatatatatatatatataaaatatatatatatatacacacacatgcatatatacatacagcatacacacaaacatatatatatatatatatatatatatatatatatatatatatataatgtgtgtatgtatatatatatatatatatatatatatatatatatatataatgtatatgtgtgtgtgtgtatataaagagGCACCTTGAGGGGCACAATAAGTCAAAAGTACAAAAACATGTCCCATAGTAAATATGTATGATGTGTCCCAGGTGAAACTAGCACCATCATAAATGTATTTGGACATATTTGACTGTCAAGTTGCAACATGTTACTTTCAAGTCATTAAAAGTGATGTTggcatgtgttcatcacaaagactattattaaggcttaggtcaggctgattac containing:
- the LOC133587819 gene encoding ras-related protein rab7, yielding MTSRKKVLLKVIILGDSGVGKTSLMNQYVNKKFSNQYKATIGADFLTKEVMVDDRLVTMQIWDTAGQERFQSLGVAFYRGADCCVLVFDVTAPNTFKTLDSWRDEFLIQASPRDPENFPFVVLGNKIDLENRQVTTKRAQAWCQSKNNIPYFETSAKEAINVEQAFQTIARNALKQETEVELYNEFPEPIKLDRNERAKTSAESCSC